The Geotalea uraniireducens Rf4 genome window below encodes:
- a CDS encoding DHA2 family efflux MFS transporter permease subunit translates to MKNDAKNINKWLITITVMLPTIMEIVDTSVANVALPHMQGSLNAGTDEITWVLTSYLVSNAVVLPMTGWLARMFGRKRFLITCIILFTLSSLLCGAAPTLATLIFFRILQGAAGGALIPTSQAIMMETFPPYQQGMAMAIFGVGAMFGPIIGPALGGWITDNMNWRWIFYINIPIGIVAVTMATYFIFDPPYLKRAKVAIDYWGLALLVIGLGALQVVLDKGQQDDWFNSSFILSCSVVSAVSLLMLIYVELKHPHPIVNLRLFKNVSFSAGNFIMFIVGFCLYSSIMLIPLFLQTLMGYNATMAGMVLAPGGVATLITMPFVGAIIQRYDGRKVVFCGLLIGAFSMYIMRGFTLDAAYWDFVWPRIVLGVGLAMIFVPLTTVTLATIQKEEMGNATGIFNLLRNVGGSVGIAIAATLLSRYAQFYQSNLVAQVTPYNPVAQTRLAGLKQAAMSRGLDAVTADKNAYATIYSMLRRQAAMLAYNRIFWVVGIAFLIIIPCLLLLKKPKRHAAPAGMH, encoded by the coding sequence ATGAAAAACGACGCAAAAAACATCAATAAATGGCTCATCACCATCACGGTCATGCTCCCCACCATCATGGAGATCGTCGACACGTCGGTGGCAAACGTCGCTCTCCCCCACATGCAGGGGAGCCTCAATGCCGGCACCGACGAGATCACCTGGGTGCTCACCTCCTACCTGGTGAGCAACGCCGTGGTCCTCCCCATGACCGGCTGGCTGGCGCGCATGTTCGGCAGGAAGAGATTCCTCATCACCTGCATCATCCTCTTCACCCTGTCGTCGCTTCTGTGCGGCGCAGCACCGACCCTTGCCACACTGATCTTTTTCCGCATCCTCCAGGGGGCAGCCGGGGGGGCACTGATCCCGACCAGCCAGGCGATCATGATGGAAACCTTCCCCCCCTACCAGCAGGGGATGGCCATGGCCATCTTCGGCGTAGGCGCCATGTTCGGGCCGATCATCGGCCCCGCTCTCGGCGGCTGGATCACAGACAACATGAACTGGCGCTGGATCTTTTACATCAACATCCCTATCGGCATCGTCGCGGTAACCATGGCTACGTACTTCATCTTCGACCCACCCTATCTCAAGCGGGCCAAGGTCGCCATAGACTACTGGGGACTGGCGCTTCTGGTCATCGGTCTCGGCGCCCTCCAGGTGGTTCTGGACAAAGGGCAGCAGGACGACTGGTTCAACTCGTCCTTCATCCTCTCATGCTCCGTCGTCTCGGCCGTCTCACTGCTCATGCTCATCTACGTGGAGCTGAAGCACCCGCACCCGATCGTCAACCTGCGGCTGTTCAAGAACGTCTCCTTTTCCGCCGGCAACTTCATCATGTTCATCGTCGGCTTCTGCCTCTACAGCTCCATCATGCTCATCCCCCTCTTCCTCCAGACCCTGATGGGGTACAACGCCACCATGGCAGGCATGGTGCTCGCCCCGGGCGGGGTGGCCACCCTCATCACCATGCCTTTTGTCGGCGCGATCATCCAGCGCTACGACGGGCGCAAGGTGGTCTTCTGCGGGCTGTTGATCGGCGCCTTTTCCATGTACATCATGCGCGGCTTTACCCTGGATGCAGCCTACTGGGACTTCGTCTGGCCCAGGATCGTGCTCGGCGTAGGGCTGGCGATGATCTTCGTTCCCCTTACCACCGTCACCCTCGCCACCATCCAGAAGGAAGAAATGGGCAATGCCACCGGCATCTTCAACCTGCTCCGAAACGTCGGCGGCAGTGTAGGCATCGCCATTGCCGCAACCTTGCTGTCGCGCTACGCCCAGTTCTATCAGTCCAATCTCGTCGCCCAGGTTACCCCTTACAATCCCGTGGCGCAGACGAGGCTCGCCGGCTTGAAGCAGGCCGCCATGAGCCGGGGACTCGATGCGGTCACCGCCGACAAGAACGCTTATGCCACAATCTACAGCATGCTCAGACGCCAGGCTGCCATGCTCGCCTACAACCGGATCTTCTGGGTGGTCGGCATCGCCTTTCTCATCATCATCCCCTGCCTGCTCCTCCTGAAAAAACCGAAGCGCCACGCCGCTCCAGCGGGAATGCACTAG